The following DNA comes from Amycolatopsis solani.
CGACCTCGACGGCGTCGGGCGCTACGACAACGGGAGCGCCCTGTCGACCAACGGCCTCCTGCACGACGAGGCACTGGCGACCCTCAAGCGCTGACGCTCGTGAGTGTTCAGTCGGGTTCTAACCCGACTGAACACTCACGAGCCGGGGAGCAGGCCGACCGCGCCGCGGGCCACCTGGGCCCAGGCCAGCCTGCCGAAGAGGTAGTGGCACGCGACCTGTTCGCTGGTGAACCGCGCCCAGTCGTAGCGGTTGCCCTGCTCCCGCCAGAACACCTCCCACGCCTCGTCCTCGCCCTGCATCAGGCACCACGCGTTGTCGACTTCGGCGCCGAGCGAAACGACCTCCGGCGGCACGCCCAGCACGCCGAGCCAGCGCTGGATCGACTGGGTGTTCATCAATCCTCTTCCCCCTTGGCCTCGGCGAGGTAGCCGAGGGTCACGAGTTCGTCCGCGGCCAGCAGGGCACGGTACCGGGTACCCCCGCCGACCTGCCCGAACCAGTTCGCCGTTTCCGAGCGCCACATCGGCACCGCGCGCACCACGACGTACCGGCGGTACTCGGCGTCCAGCATCCCGGGCGGCAGCGAGCGTTCCGCGAACGGCGTGCCGTCGGCGAAGAACACGCGCCCGTACGCCGGGCCGAAGCGGTCGAGCACGGTGTTCATCGGGACCATCACCGGCTCGCCGTGGTCGACACTGCCCTCCGGGTAGTGGTCGCCCGGCGGCCACGCGTATTCGGGCCCGAGGTCGCTGTGCCCGACGACGAACCGGCGGATCCACACCGCCTGCGTCGCGTGGGCGTAGGGCACGTAGCCCTCGGTCAGGTGCCGCGGCACCGGCCGCGACCGGGCGGTCGGCGACCGGCGGAAGCCCGCGGTCACGTTGGTGAGCGCCTGGTCGTCGAAGATCAGCCGGGCGTCCGGGTGGTCGTTGGGGCCGAAGCCCTCCGGGTCGTCGTCCGGCAAGGGCAGCTGCCGCGCCGGCTTGTCCATGGCGATCGGCAGGTGCCCGATCGGGAACATGTGCACCAGGAACAACGCGACAACGCTTTCCCGCTCGGTGCGCGGCGAACCCAGCGGCGGCACCGGCGCCGGCGAAACCGGCGCGGGAGCGAGCGGCGCCGGCGAGACCGGGGGCGGCGGGGCCGCGGGCATCGGCGGGGCCGGGGGCAGCGGGAACGGCGGCAGCAGCGGCGACACGGCGTGCGGCCACGCCGCCGGACTGCCCGAAGGCGGCGTCGGGGCGTCCTCGGGCAGCCCAGGCAGTCGCACCGGCCCCGTGTCGAGGTCGTCCCCGCCCGCCTCGGAAGGCTCCGTCACCCACATCCTCCGGCTCGGTAGTGCACAGTGGTCCGCGTCAGCTGAGCGCGTTGACCACGCGGGACGGGCTCGGGCGGCCGAGCTGCCCCGCCATCCAGGAACTGGCCGCCACCAGCACGTCGAGGTCGACACCGGTTTCCACGCCGAGGCCGTTCAACATCCACACGAGATCTTCGGTCGCCAGGTTCCCGGTGGCCGACTCGGCGTACGGGCAGCCGCCCAGCCCGCCCGCCGAAGAGTCCACAGTCGACACTCCACATCGGAGCGCCGCCAGCGTGTTCGCGAGAGCCTGACCGTAGGTGTCGTGGAAGTGCACGGCCAAAGTACCGACATCGCCGAACAGCCCGATCAGGTTTTCGACCTGGCCCGCCGTCGCGACGCCGATGGTGTCGCCCAGCGACAGCTGCGAGCACCCCATGTCCAGCAGGCGGCGGCCGGCGTCGGCGACCTGCTTCGCCGGCACGACGCCCTCCCACGGGTCGCCGAAGCACATCGAGAGGTACCCGCGCACGTCCAGCCCGGCTTCCCTGGCCCGCGTGACGACCGGCTCGAACATCGCGAACTGCTCGTCCAGCGACGAGTTGAGGTTCTTGCGTGCGAACGTCTCCGTCGCGCTGGCGAAGATCGCGATGTGCTCGACACCGGCTTCGAGCGCCCGGTTCAGACCTTTTTCGTTCGGCACGAGCACCGGGTACCGGACGCCTTCGCGGCGGTCGAGCCCGGCCAGCAGCTGCTCGGCGTCGGCGAGCTGCGGCACCCACTTGGGGTGCACGAAGCTGGTCGCCTCCAGCGTGGTCAGCCCGGCACCGGCGAGCCGGTCGAGGAACTCCAGCTTGACCTCGACGGGAACGATCGTCTTTTCGTTCTGCAGCCCGTCCCGCGGGCCGACCTCCCAGATCGTGACCCGCTCCGGCAGCTCGCCCGCCGCGGGCACCCGCTCGGGCAGGCCCAGTTCACGCGTGCCCATCAGCGACGTCGCTCGCCGCGGGGCGGGTGCCCGTCACCCGGTGGCGGCAGCGGCGTGGTCTGCTGCGCGCCCGGCCGGTAGTCGTCGTACGGGTTGTCGTTGACCTCGCGGTAGATGACCGTGTGCACCTTCTCCACGTGCGGGATGTCCTCGAACCGCAGCGGCTCGTCCGACGCGGACTCGATGATCAGCGTGCCGCAGCCGAACACCCGGTCCAGCAGGCCGTGCTCGAACTGGACGCTGTTGATGCGGCCCATCGGGATGTCGATGCCGGTGCGCTTGAGCACGCCTTCGCGCGCGATGAGGCGGTCCGTCGTCACGATGAAGTGGGTGGTCCGCCAGCGCACCAGCGGAGCCAGGAACAGCCACACGATCAGCACCAGCGCGACGACCGCGATGGCGATCAGCCCGACCGTGTTCCACGGCGACCCGGCGTCCTTCGCGAGGATCGCGAGCCAGATGCCGGCGCCCAGGGTGACCAGGAACGCGAGCGTCGGGAAGATCAGCATCTTGAAGTGCGGGTGACTGTGCACCACGACGTGCTCTTGCTCGCTGAGCAATTCGTCCGGATAAGCCACGGCGGACGCTCCCAAGGTCGGTGCGGCGGTGTCGTCTCACCGTACCGGCGAGACGCTCGGCCGGTGCGTGCAACGCCCCGAGAAGTCAGGCCGGGCGGACGTGCACCACGTCACCCGCGAACACGGTGTGCCGCTGCCCGCCCGCCATGTCGACCTGCAGCTGCCCGGCGGCGTCGATGTCGGCCGCGCGCCCGGTCAGCGACGTCCCGTCCGGCAGCTGGACCTCGACGTCCTGGCCGAGGGTCGCGCAGTGGGCGCGGTAGTCGCCGAGCAGCCCGGCTTCGGTGAGGTCGCCGCCGGCCAGCCGCCACCGCTCTTCCAGACCGGCGAACCCGGTGAGCAGCGCGATGGCGACGTCGGTGCGGTCGGTGGTGGTGGCCCCCTGCTCGGCGAGCGACGTCGCGGGCAGCCCGCCGGGCCCCGGCGTGACGTCGCCGAGCGGCAGGACGTTGAGGCCGATGCCGAGCACGATGGACGGCTCGGGGCCGGCGACGGCTTCGGCGAGGATGCCGGCGCACTTGGCGCCGTTGACGAGGACGTCGTTGGGCCACTTCAGCACGGCGTCGACCCCGACGGACGCGGCGGCCTCGCGCACGGCGAGCCCGGCGACGATGGAGAGCGAGCCGAGGGCGGCGAACGGCACGCCCGGCCGGAGCGCGATGCTCAGGTACAGCCCGGCACCCTTCGGCGAGCTCCACGGCCGCGCCCGGCGCCCGACCCCCGCCGTCTGCTCTTCGGCGAGCAGAACGGTCCGGTCCGGAGCGCCTTCTTCGACCGCTTTCCGCAGGTCGGCATTGGTGGAACCGGTTCGCTCGACGACGTCGATCTTCGCGTACCGATCTTGGAGCGCGTCTCGCAACCGGACGACATCGATCTCAGCCATGTGCCCACCATATGGGAGTCCCCCTAACGTGCAAGCTACTCAGTCGTTCACTTAGAGGTGCGCTCTTCTAAGTTGGACCCCGTGACGACGAAGCCGAGTTCCTGGGCCCGTGGGGCAGCCCTGCGCGGCCTGGTCGCCCTGCCCCTCGTCGCGGGACTGGTGACGGCGGGCTGGCTGCTGGCCGACCGCTCGCCGGAACCCGCGCCGGCCCCGCTGCCCGTGGCGCGGGACGTGGCTTCGGGCCCGTCGGTCCTCGAGGTCAGCGCACCGGTGAAGGCGCAGGAACCGGGCCAGGGCGCGTCCGGACAGGGTGGCAAGAGTCCGCTGCAGCAGTGGGCCGAGCAGCTGGCCGGTCCCCTCGACATCCCCGCGGACGCCCTGATCGGCTACGCGAACGGCGAGCGCGCGCTGCGGAAGGAAGCCCCGTCCTGCCACCTCTCGTGGGTCACCCTCGCGGGCATGGGCTCGGCGGCGTCCGACCACGGCCGCGCCGGCGGGAGCCTGCTCGGGCTGTCCCCGGCGCAGACGAAGAAGTACGGCGAAGACGCGCCGGCCGCGGCCGGACGGGCGCTCTGCGCGGGCGGCACCGACCTCGGGGCCGGCGCGGGCTGGTGGAAGGCGATCGCGGCCTACCACCCGGGCGGCGACTCGGAGCTGTTCCGCCAGCGGGTCCTCGGCATGGCCCAGCTCTACGCGACGCTGTCGCTGGACCCGGCCGCGGCGAACTCGCCCCGGGTCAAGGCGACCCGCTTCGCACTCGGCCAGCTCGGCCTCCCCTACGTCTGGGGCGGCAACGGGCCGGACGCGGGCGCGGCGGGCTTCGACTGCTCCGGCCTGACGAAGGCGTCCTACGACAGCGCGGGCGTGGGCCTGCCGCGGACGGCGGACAGCCAGTTCCGCGCGCTCCCGCCGGTGCCGGCCTCGGAGGAGCCGCGCCTGGGTGACCTCGTGTTCTACGGCAGCCCGGCGACGCGCATCCACCACGTCGGCCTGTACCTGGGCAACGGCCTGATGATCAACGCGCCGACCGAGGGCCAGGCCATCCAGATCCACACGTACCACTCGAAGGGCGACGACTACGCGGGCGCGGGCCGCCCGGCCTGAGGTCCCGGCGGCACGAGCCCGGACTCGTAGGCGAACACCACCAGCTGCGCGCGGTCGCGGGCCCGCAGCTTGACCATGGCCCGGTTGACGTGCGTCTTCGCGGTGAGCGGGCTGATCACCATCCGCGCGGCGATCTCGTCGTTGGACAGGCCCCGCGCGACCAGGGCGACGGCCTCGCGTTCGCGGTTGGTCAGCTCGGCGAGCCCCTTCCCGGGGGCGGGCGGCTGGGTGACGTACCGGTCGATCAGCTTGCGGGTGATCGACGGCGCCAGCAGGGCGTCACCCCGGGCCGCGACGCGGACGGCATGCAGGAAGTCCTCCGGCCGGATGTCCTTGACGAGGAACCCGGCCGCGCCGGCGCGCAGGGCTTCGAAGACGTACTCGTCCAGGCCGTAGTTGGT
Coding sequences within:
- a CDS encoding TNT domain-containing protein, which translates into the protein MTEPSEAGGDDLDTGPVRLPGLPEDAPTPPSGSPAAWPHAVSPLLPPFPLPPAPPMPAAPPPPVSPAPLAPAPVSPAPVPPLGSPRTERESVVALFLVHMFPIGHLPIAMDKPARQLPLPDDDPEGFGPNDHPDARLIFDDQALTNVTAGFRRSPTARSRPVPRHLTEGYVPYAHATQAVWIRRFVVGHSDLGPEYAWPPGDHYPEGSVDHGEPVMVPMNTVLDRFGPAYGRVFFADGTPFAERSLPPGMLDAEYRRYVVVRAVPMWRSETANWFGQVGGGTRYRALLAADELVTLGYLAEAKGEED
- a CDS encoding hydroxymethylglutaryl-CoA lyase, which translates into the protein MGTRELGLPERVPAAGELPERVTIWEVGPRDGLQNEKTIVPVEVKLEFLDRLAGAGLTTLEATSFVHPKWVPQLADAEQLLAGLDRREGVRYPVLVPNEKGLNRALEAGVEHIAIFASATETFARKNLNSSLDEQFAMFEPVVTRAREAGLDVRGYLSMCFGDPWEGVVPAKQVADAGRRLLDMGCSQLSLGDTIGVATAGQVENLIGLFGDVGTLAVHFHDTYGQALANTLAALRCGVSTVDSSAGGLGGCPYAESATGNLATEDLVWMLNGLGVETGVDLDVLVAASSWMAGQLGRPSPSRVVNALS
- a CDS encoding PH domain-containing protein; its protein translation is MAYPDELLSEQEHVVVHSHPHFKMLIFPTLAFLVTLGAGIWLAILAKDAGSPWNTVGLIAIAVVALVLIVWLFLAPLVRWRTTHFIVTTDRLIAREGVLKRTGIDIPMGRINSVQFEHGLLDRVFGCGTLIIESASDEPLRFEDIPHVEKVHTVIYREVNDNPYDDYRPGAQQTTPLPPPGDGHPPRGERRR
- a CDS encoding biotin--[acetyl-CoA-carboxylase] ligase, which gives rise to MAEIDVVRLRDALQDRYAKIDVVERTGSTNADLRKAVEEGAPDRTVLLAEEQTAGVGRRARPWSSPKGAGLYLSIALRPGVPFAALGSLSIVAGLAVREAAASVGVDAVLKWPNDVLVNGAKCAGILAEAVAGPEPSIVLGIGLNVLPLGDVTPGPGGLPATSLAEQGATTTDRTDVAIALLTGFAGLEERWRLAGGDLTEAGLLGDYRAHCATLGQDVEVQLPDGTSLTGRAADIDAAGQLQVDMAGGQRHTVFAGDVVHVRPA
- a CDS encoding C40 family peptidase, coding for MTTKPSSWARGAALRGLVALPLVAGLVTAGWLLADRSPEPAPAPLPVARDVASGPSVLEVSAPVKAQEPGQGASGQGGKSPLQQWAEQLAGPLDIPADALIGYANGERALRKEAPSCHLSWVTLAGMGSAASDHGRAGGSLLGLSPAQTKKYGEDAPAAAGRALCAGGTDLGAGAGWWKAIAAYHPGGDSELFRQRVLGMAQLYATLSLDPAAANSPRVKATRFALGQLGLPYVWGGNGPDAGAAGFDCSGLTKASYDSAGVGLPRTADSQFRALPPVPASEEPRLGDLVFYGSPATRIHHVGLYLGNGLMINAPTEGQAIQIHTYHSKGDDYAGAGRPA
- a CDS encoding response regulator yields the protein MIRVLLADDQPLIRSGFRALLDAEDGVEVVAEAADGREAVALAREHLPDIVLLDVRMPDVDGLEATRRIAADPALAAVHVVILTNYGLDEYVFEALRAGAAGFLVKDIRPEDFLHAVRVAARGDALLAPSITRKLIDRYVTQPPAPGKGLAELTNREREAVALVARGLSNDEIAARMVISPLTAKTHVNRAMVKLRARDRAQLVVFAYESGLVPPGPQAGRPAPA